The following are from one region of the Malassezia vespertilionis chromosome 4, complete sequence genome:
- a CDS encoding uncharacterized protein (COG:S; EggNog:ENOG503NWBX; BUSCO:EOG09262ILV; TransMembrane:10 (o1204-1221i1326-1344o1350-1366i1378-1397o1409-1429i1441-1462o1493-1509i1521-1538o1550-1568i1666-1687o)) → MSRREEYVDGAEFDDSDELVEGHSEDSDEYEALPVLPSAPLRSALAEKTRRAPQDDRKLQRKEPEKRAGVQNGYSWEAAYQRSWDHVHEDESGNLENAVRHMLDSNKRKRSLRDSTPFQRGIIRHFVLILDLSEDMMDRDFRPNRFELTLQYARRFVAEYFDQNPIGQLAIVCTRNGLGERLSLMGGNTVDHGALLANKRKLEPHGEPSVQNALEMARSSLAHLPNTNTREILYISASLTTVDPGNIYHTIDHLVEDHVQVSVISLAAEMHIMKELCKRTGGDYNVAIDEEHYKQLFESHVAPRIITEREAVQEDGADLLVMGFPMRLPFNAPLSLCACHGRVLHSTKKSAQLENSGAVMGYTCPRCYSKVCQVPTDCPTCGITIIMSTHLARSYHHLFPVGNYTPLPWAATGQDATPSCFACAMPFPEKPSADVLAQEVPMMEAAALAPSARISCTPVRAAYVFAQKLKSILVPSCTDSVMQEEFAASAAGDHQARPESDIIQAYSVSASDMPLRPSYESSEDPNPPSASFRVEEPVSVQSEQYGYVDDLDEGFQHPVSTADDPLTKPSPTAQARRRVRWGAPQESEFTRIHVRPHGAGSTISIRRPAGRESSGTHDEATEVTDISSPQRSTGIKRSNHPGQISLDGLGPVPQAEEVPMQNLAPGTSGFTGALDLAGEDNDRYLALSHELNLLHDVSDDEADISAQIRDSIPQELHNANTEQQRLMGLISGETTPGSRSESSYDPAEDLEQVDLIEGEVDGMPAKPKKSERKKRPDDLDPLSRGWSLLRKKIGLDRQASDTHDDVEKANGDEGPTNQKSVPVRTSTGIRGVRNRPKPSKLEREAARLVRTHRLMSKQAPSETEEPVEEIKHDHLPDSGASTPDTLETAMNMDSRPVNSGGVLGNLLKLYEQQRAEETVDGQREKTMVDDSVSTSYAGVTNLDGGLSLVGNTIIDSYGNEAKVQDLDPRLLEQVIQPPTERPPIASPSQLYSSGRATQPRAPINLMQMGDVGQKMIHGMGKEVGIDVMDERPKAARSSAGTIGALMATTGNLIGAVSPAHAQIGPNPKRPGYTLNRYLLPEMNAKTLRRTAKIVRDAAPVPKSIRDHQYPMVDTPGRDESYFSQNNAKSIANSSMATSHKQYGSGAISKFARGLRSGASSAGSDSAPGNSNDYFGNAATAQAAAKAEWQKKLKKRKKRNKKQEIFITMHVAAILARQEFLMKFARAMMMFGAPTHRLEIQMQQTANVLEVNCRCIYFPNLMILSFGDENTHTSDTKIIKQGSVLDLTKLTDMHTIYWNVIHDKIGVDRASKQLDALMRRKPYLRRWHHTIVGGFASAFICLGEVGFGGTFLDACAAFVLGAFLIFCQMSLTSELYSNVFEIVFATVNSFIALALHAIHSGDYFCYRSVVSGSIVLILPGFIVLSGALELQSKNIVSGSVRLVYAVIYSVLLGIGIKIGAAPLSGIKPMDGRDPFSCSRLAPHSPWYTKVPSKWFAFLTVPCYSICLSIRNQGKITRKEFPVMVLVACAGWVVANFPQYSNDSAASLKQQTALVAAMGSFAVGVLSNIYGRIFDGRSFVVAVPGILYQLPSGLSGNGTTLVSGVQQSSVSANTTTNSTVLQCFAPNGLPIDIPSMNNTMGTCTAKNQTTANSSGQEVQDGLEIGTQLLNVSLGITIGLFCSTILMHLLGGRKVRGSGLFSF, encoded by the exons AtgtcgcggcgcgaggaGTATGTGGACGGCGCAGAGTTTGACGACTCGGACGAGCTGGTCGAGGGACACTCGGAGGACTCGGATGAGTACGAAGCGCTTCCTGTGCTCccttctgcgccgctgcggagcgcgcttgcagaaaaaacgcggcgcgctccgcaagACGATAGAAaattgcagcgcaaagagccCGAGAAGCGCGCCGGGGTGCAGAATGGGTATAGCTGGGAAGCTGCGTACCAGCGCAGCTGGGATCATGTGCATGAGGACGAGAGTGGAAATCTGGAgaatgcggtgcgccacATGCTCGATAGCAACAAGCGTAAACG gagcttgcgcgactCGACGCCGTTTCAGCGCGGCATCATTCGTCATTTTGTCCTGATTCTTGATTTGAGCGAGGATATGATGGACCGTGACTTTCGTCCCAACCGATTTGAGCTCACGCTGCAGTATGCGCGCAGATTTGTCGCTGAGTACTTTGATCAAAACCCCATCGGCCAACTAGCAATtgtgtgcacgcgcaatgGACTTGGCGAGCGCTTATCGCTCATGGGTG GCAATACCGTGGACCATGGCGCACTTCTCGCAAACAAGCGCAAACTCGAGCCGCACGGCGAGCCGAGCGTACAAAACGCACTGGAAATGGCACGCAGCAGTTTGGCGCATCTTCCAAATACCAATACCCGCGAAATTCTCTACATCTCTGCGTCGCTGACCACAGTGGACCCAGGGAATATATACCATACCATCGACCACCTCGTCGAGGACCATGTACAAGTCTCGGTCATTTCCCTCGCCGCCGAGATGCACATCATGAAAGAGTTGTGCAAGCGCACCGGCGGTGACTACAATGTCGCCATCGACGAAGAACACTACAAGCAGCTCTTTGAGAGCCACGTTGCGCCACGCATCATTACCGAGAGGGAAGCTGTGCAAGAGGACGGCGCGGACCTGCTGGTCATGGGATTTCCGATGCGTCTTCCATTcaacgcgccgctctcTCTCTGTGCATGCCATGGCCGTGTGCTCCACTCGACCAAAAAGAGCGCACAACTGGAAAATAGCGGCGCGGTGATGGGGTATACGTGCCCACGATGCTACTCAAAGGTGTGCCAAGTGCCTACAGATTGTCCTACGTGTGGTATTACCATCATTATGAGTacgcacttggcgcgcagctaCCATCACTTGTTCCCTGTGGGAAACTACACACCGCTTCCTTGGGCAGCTACCGGCCAGGATGCTACGCCGAGCTGTTTTGCGTGTGCCATGCCGTTTCCTGAAAAGCCTTCAGCAGATGtcctcgcgcaagaagTGCCCATGATGGAAGCagcggcactggcgccCTCTGCGCG GATCAGCTGCACACCTGTCCGGGCT GCATACGtctttgcgcaaaagctcAAAAGCATCTTGGTTCCCTCTTGCACTGACTCTGTCATGCAGGAAGAATTTGCTGCATCCGCCGCGGGCGATCACCAGGCTCGACCCGAGTCGGATATCATCCAGGCGTACTCAGTCAGCGCAAGCGATATGCCTCTGCGGCCTTCGTACGAATCGAGTGAAGATCCCAATCCTCCTTCAGCCTCGTTCCGTGTGGAAGAGCCAGTATCGGTGCAATCCGAGCAGTATGGCTATGTGGACGATCTCGACGAAGGATTCCAGCACCCCGTGTCCACGGCCGACGATCCGCTCACCAAGCCCAGCCCCACCGCACAAGCACGTCGCCGTGTACGCTGGGGAGCACCACAGGAGAGTGAATTTACACGGATACATGTCCGTCCTCACGGTGCAGGGTCTACTATCTCCATTCGGCGGCCCGCCGGGCGTGAATCGTCAGGGACGCACGACGAGGCCACCGAGGTCACAGACATCTCCAGTCCCCAGCGCTCCACTGGCAtcaagcgcagcaatcATCCAGGTCAGATTAGCTTGGACGGACTTGGGCCGGTGCCGCAGGCGGAAGAAGTGCCCATGCAGAACCTGGCCCCCGGTACGTCTGGATTCACCGGCGCACTCGATCTCGCCGGCGAAGACAACGACCGCTACTTGGCACTCTCACACGAGCTTAATCTGCTACACGACGTCTCCGACGACGAAGCGGACATTTCTGCTCAGATCCGTGACTCGATTCCCCAGGAACTGCACAATGCAAATACAGAGCAGCAGCGTTTGATGGGCCTCATTAGCGGCGAAACAACGCCGGGAAGCCGTTCAGAGAGCTCCTATGATCCTGCAGAAGATCTTGAACAAGTTGATCTCATCGAGGGCGAAGTGGATGGCATGCCCGCCAAGCCGAAGAAATCTGAGCGTAAAAAACGCCCCGACGACCTCGATCCACTCTCGCGGGGATGGAGCCTTCTGCGTAAGAAAATAGGGCTAGACCGCCAAGCATCGGATACCCACGACGATGTCGAAAAGGCAAACGGCGACGAGGGACCGACCAACCAAAAAagcgtgcctgtgcgcacaTCGACGGGCATTCGGGGCGTGCGCAACCGACCGAAACCATCCAAGCTTGAGCGcgaagctgcgcggcttgtgcgcacgcaccgacTCATGAGCAAGCAAGCACCTTCCGAGACTGAGGAGCCAGTCGAGGAAATCAAGCACGACCATCTCCCAGACTCTGGCGCTTCCACGCCTGACACATTGGAGACCGCGATGAATATGGACTCACGACCTGTGAACAGTGGCGGTGTGCTTGGCAATTTGCTCAAGCTTTACGAGCAACAGCGTGCCGAGGAGACTGTCGACGGGCAGCGCGAAAAGACTATGGTCGACGACTCGGTGTCCACCAGTTACGCAGGCGTTACCAATCTGGACGGCGGTCTCTCTCTGGTGGGTAACACCATTATTGACTCGTACGGCAACGAGGCCAAGGTGCAGGACTTGGACCCTAGGttgctcgagcaagtcATTCAGCCGCCCACCGAGCGCCCGCCAATTGCTTCCCCTTCTCAACTGTACAGCAGCGGCCGAGCAACACAACCGCGTGCGCCCATAAACTTGATGCAGATGGGCGATGTCGGTCAAAAGATGATTCATGGGATGGGCAAAGAAGTGGGCATTGATGTGATGGACGAGCGCCCTAAAGCAGCTCGCTCCAGCGCAGGGACGATTGGTGCACTGATGGCCACAACAGGAAATCTCATCGGCGCAGTGAGCCCAGCACATGCGCAGATTGGACCGAATCCAAAGCGCCCAGGCTACACGCTCAATCGGTACCTCCTCCCAGAAATGAATGCAAAAacactgcgccgcacggccaaaatcgtgcgcgacgctgcgcctgtgccgaaGAGCATACGAGACCATCAGTATCCCATGGTGGATACGCCAGGGCGCGATGAAAGCTACTTTTCACAAAACAATGCCAAGTCGATCGCCAACTCGAGTATGGCAACGTCACATAAGCAATATGGGTCTGGCGCTATAAGCAAGTTTGCGCGTGGTCTCCGGTCTGGAGCGTCGAGTGCAGGCTCCGACAGCGCGCCTGGCAACTCCAATGACTATTTTGGCAATGCTGCAACGGCACAAGCCGCCGCCAAGGCCGAATGGCAAAAGAAACTgaaaaagcgcaagaagcgcaacaAAAAGCAGGAAATTTTTATCACCATGCACGTCGCTGCGATTCTAGCGCGGCAAGAGTTTTTGATGAAgtttgcacgcgccatgatgatgtttggcgcgccaaCCCATCGTCTGGAGATCCAGATGCAGCAAACAGCGAATGTGCTGGAAGTCAATTGCCGTTGTATCTACTTCCCGAACCTCATGATTTTATCGTTTGGCGACGAGAATACACACACATCGGATACCAAGATCATCAAGCAAGGCAGTGTGCTGGATTTGACCAAACTCACCGACATGCATACGATTTACTGGAACGTGATCCACGACAAGATTGGCGTGGACCGCGCGTCGaagcagctcgatgcgctgatgcgccgcaagccgtacttgcgccgctggcacCACACCATTGTAGGCGGATTTGCCTCGGCCTTTATTTGCCTCGGCGAAGTAGGCTTTGGCGGCACGTTCCTggatgcgtgcgctgcgtttgTCCTCGGCGCTTTCCTCATCTTTTGCCAAATGTCGCTTACGTCGGAACTGTACTCAAATGTGTTTGAGATTGTCTTTGCCACGGTCAACTCGTTtattgcgcttgcgctccacgcAATTCATAGCGGCGACTATTTCTGCTACCGCTCCGTCGTCTCTGGCTCGATTGTACTCATCCTGCCTGGCTTTATCGTCTTGTCGGGTGCACTCGAGCTGCAGTCGAAAAACATTGTTTCGGGGTCCGTGCGGCTTGTGTACGCAGTGATTTATTCCGTTTTGCTGGGTATTGGAATCAAgattggcgcagcgccattGTCGGGCATTAAGCCTATGGACGGCCGCGATCCGTTTTCTTGTTCGCGACTGGCGCCTCACTCTCCTTGGTACACCAAAGTGCCGAGCAAGTGGTTTGCCTTCCTTACTGTCCCGTGCTACTCAATCTGTCTTTCCATTCGCAATCAAGGGAAGATTACGCGCAAAGAGTTCCCTGTCATGGTGCTGGTTGCGTGTGCAGGTTGGGTGGTTGCCAACTTCCCACAGTACTCCAACGATTCCGCCGCTTCGCTGAAGCAACAGACCGCGCTGGTCGCTGCTATGGGTTCGTTTGCCGTCGGTGTCCTGTCCAATATCTATGGGCGCATCTTTGACGGGCGCAGCTTTGTCGTTGCCGTTCCAGGCATTCTCTACCAATTGCCGTCTGGGCTATCAGGGAACGGCACGACGCTTGTGTCGGGCGTGCAGCAGTCTTCAGTCTCTGCAAATACCACAACAAACTCAACGGTGCTGCAATGCTTTGCTCCGAATGGATTGCCCATTGATATTCCTTCAATGAACAATACTATGGGCACTTGCACTGCAAAGAACCAGACGACGGCAAACTCTAGCGGCCAAGAGGTTCAGGACGGCCTTGAAATTGGTACACAGCTACTCAACGTTTCTTTGGGTATTACCATCGGCTTATTCTGCTCCACAATCCTCATGCACCTCTTGGGCGGCCGCAAAGTGCGTGGCAGTGGTCTATTTTCGTTCTAA